The Flavobacteriales bacterium genome contains the following window.
CATTCGGCACCTTCTATTTTTTCCTTAAGGAAAAGAATAGCATCTTTATCGCCTTTACCTTGCTCTAAGTCGTGTAGCATTTTTTTATAGTATTGACTACTTCTAAGTTTTTTACTTTTACTATTGCTTAAGGCAGCACTTAATTCATCGTTTTCTTCTTCAAGAATGAAGTCTGGCGTGATGTATGAGTTTCCCTCTTGAGTATTTGTAAAACTAGCTCCTGGCTTAGGGTTCAATTGCTCAACCTCTTTATACGCTTCTTTAAGTTGATTGTCGTCAACTTCGAATTCTTTGATGAGTTTCTCGTAGTTTTTGTTGGTAAAAGCAGTGTATTGTTTAGTCAAAATAGCCTTTGCTAAATTGATAGTATCACTGGCTGGTTTACTTTCTAATTGTAAGAGTAAACACTCTTTTAAATCCCTTGCGCCGACGCCCACTGGGTCTAACTTCTGAACAATTTTTAATAGTGGATATAACTGTGTTTCGCTAACGTTAATATTGAGTTTAAATAATATGTCATCGGTTATTGAAAATAGAGAACGGCTTAAAAAACCGTTATCATCTAGGCAGCCAATAATAAATTCAGCTAATAATTTTTCTTCTTCCTTCAGACTGTGCATAGGAAGTTGTTGGAGTAAAAATTCCTGTAAACTCAACTCTCTTTCCCTAGCGACTACAGTTTGCTTTTCTTCTCTTGAATTGTTTGAGTAATTAGTGTTGCTTTCCCAAGGATCGCTGTTGTTTTCTTCTTTATCGTTTTGGGCTGGAGCCTCTTCTAAGGCCGGATTACTTTCCAGCTCTTCTTCTATGCGTTTCTCCAAAGACAAAAGAGGTATCTGTAGCAAACTCATAAATTGTATTTGCTGTGGACTAAGGTTAAGACCTATCTCTTGTTTTAGTCTTTGTTTTTGCATCTATTAAAATTCAGCATTTTGAGGGTAGCGTGGGAATGGAATAACATCTCTGACGTTTTTCATGCCCGTAACAAACATGATCAATCTTTCGAAGCCTAAGCCAAAGCCACTGTGTTGACAGCTACCAAATTGTCGGGTTTCTAAGTACCACCACAACTCTTCTTGGTCTACGTCCATTTCTTCCATTCTAGACTTGAGGATATCCATTCGTTCTTCTCTTTGAGAGCCGCCAACGATTTCGCCAATTCCTGGAAAGAGAATGTCCATTGCTCTTACCGTTTCTCCGTCTTCATTCATACGCATATAGAACGCCTTAATGCCTTTAGGATAATCCGTTAGTATAACGGGTTTTTTAAACTTTTTTTCTACCAAATAGCGCTCGTGTTCAGATTGTAAGTCAGCACCAAAGCCTTCGATGAGGTACTGAAACTTTTTCTTTTTATTGGGCTTTGAATTGCGTAAAATAGCAATGGCTTCAGTATAGGTCAGTCGCTCGAAATCATTTTCGACCACAAACTTTAGGCGTTCTGTAAGCCCCATTTCTGATTTTTGCTCTTTGGGTAGGTTTTTCTCTTCGTCTGCTAAACGCTTATCCAAAAAGGCAATATCATCTGCACACTTATCCAAAACGTATTGAATGCAATACTTTAAAAAGTCTTCTGCCAAATCCATATTATCGTTGAGGTCGGCAAAAGCTACCTCTGGCTCTATCATCCAAAACTCAGACAAGTGCCTTGAGGTATTAGAATTTTCAGCTCTAAAAGTCGGTCCAAAGGTGTACACTTGACCAAGCGCTAAAGCACCTAACTCTGCCTCTAGCTGACCTGAAACGGTAAGGTTTGTTTTTTTACCGAAAAAATCTTGAGATTCATCTACATTACCAGCATCATCTTTGGGTAAGTTATTCCAATCTAGACTACTGACTTGAAACATTTCTCCAGCACCTTCAGCATCTGCACCAGTGATAATAGGCGTGTGCAAATTCACAAAACCTTTGTCGTTAAAAAATTGATGGATAGCAAAAGAAAGGGCATGGCGAACTCTAAAAACAGCACTGAAAGTATTGGTTCTAAAGCGTAAGTGAGCTTTTT
Protein-coding sequences here:
- the rpoN gene encoding RNA polymerase factor sigma-54, with translation MQKQRLKQEIGLNLSPQQIQFMSLLQIPLLSLEKRIEEELESNPALEEAPAQNDKEENNSDPWESNTNYSNNSREEKQTVVARERELSLQEFLLQQLPMHSLKEEEKLLAEFIIGCLDDNGFLSRSLFSITDDILFKLNINVSETQLYPLLKIVQKLDPVGVGARDLKECLLLQLESKPASDTINLAKAILTKQYTAFTNKNYEKLIKEFEVDDNQLKEAYKEVEQLNPKPGASFTNTQEGNSYITPDFILEEENDELSAALSNSKSKKLRSSQYYKKMLHDLEQGKGDKDAILFLKEKIEGAEWFANALIQREQTLLKTMNCILSIQEAFFKTGDNKLLKPMKLMDISEKIDLDISTISRVTNSKYIETPYGTFLLKEFFSDAYSKEDGTVISNKVIKSHLEDILENEDKKKPYSDEELSEKLDEIGFHIARRTVAKYRDQLGVAVARLRREL
- the asnS gene encoding asparagine--tRNA ligase: MKHTKVKTLLLADAINETVCVKGWVRTKRGSKNVSFIAINDGSTIHNIQAVAESDSFDDNLLKQITTGACVSIVGTLVESQGSGQKVEIAAQEIDVLGEADADLYPLQPKKHSLEFLREKAHLRFRTNTFSAVFRVRHALSFAIHQFFNDKGFVNLHTPIITGADAEGAGEMFQVSSLDWNNLPKDDAGNVDESQDFFGKKTNLTVSGQLEAELGALALGQVYTFGPTFRAENSNTSRHLSEFWMIEPEVAFADLNDNMDLAEDFLKYCIQYVLDKCADDIAFLDKRLADEEKNLPKEQKSEMGLTERLKFVVENDFERLTYTEAIAILRNSKPNKKKKFQYLIEGFGADLQSEHERYLVEKKFKKPVILTDYPKGIKAFYMRMNEDGETVRAMDILFPGIGEIVGGSQREERMDILKSRMEEMDVDQEELWWYLETRQFGSCQHSGFGLGFERLIMFVTGMKNVRDVIPFPRYPQNAEF